The following coding sequences are from one Cygnus olor isolate bCygOlo1 chromosome 2, bCygOlo1.pri.v2, whole genome shotgun sequence window:
- the CHRAC1 gene encoding chromatin accessibility complex protein 1, with protein sequence MAARLSGGGGENRLVSLPLSRIRVIMKSSPEVSSINQDALFLTAKATELFVQYLASYSYKHGRGKEKNALTYSDLSHTAEECETFQFLADILPKKILASKYLKMLEKEKRDGEVGEGEEEDEEEDDEDGAVGEDVGS encoded by the exons ATGGCGGCGAGGTTGAGCGGCGGCGGTGGGGAGAACCGGCTGGTGTCGCTGCCCCTGTCCCGCATCCGCGTGATCATGAAGAGCTCGCCGGAGGTCTCCAGCATCAACCAGGACGCGCTCTTCCTCACCGCCAAGGCCACG GAGCTTTTTGTCCAATATTTGGCATCGTACTCCTACAAACATGGCCGAGGCAAGGAGAAGAATGCTCTAACTTACAGTGACCTGTCGCATACTGCAGAAGAGTGTGAAACCTTTCAGTTCCTTGCAG ATATCTTGCCAAAGAAGATCCTAGCCAGCAAATACctaaaaatgcttgaaaaagagaAGCGAGATGGAGAAGTGGGGGAAGGTGAAgaagaggatgaggaggaagatgacGAAGATGGGGCTGTTGGTGAAGATGTGGGATCTTAA